The following coding sequences are from one Asterias amurensis chromosome 8, ASM3211899v1 window:
- the LOC139940581 gene encoding uncharacterized protein isoform X3, with protein sequence MANTTSFDDLSDSEDQDVTSSIDDLDTTQDVCKKNLLEDFAADAKLTRQSVAHGREHMQVHLRIRPFTATERDKGESQDCMEIQETSTLLMRAPKDSFTFKSSQRGFSNMTHKFTFSRIFGEDTSQKDFFDDTMLSTVKDFIDGQNCLVFTYGVTNAGKTYTIQGAPQDGGILPRSLDVIFNSIEGKHYTSMQLKPRYFCDVTKLTERQLHKEEDIRDSVLSMAARTLKQDNSVTDDADDSRASNYTTATEDSRSEISFHNVTDDSVPNVLEDIRCRIPDDTSIDVEAQGPVKFAIWVSFAEIYNEYIYDLLEAIPKGKKVRRQPLKLSEDKNGQIFIKGLKEIYCRSADEAYKILKIGQQNLSIAATKLNQCSSRSHCIFSVKILRVVDCDNPHVARVSKLSFCDLAGSERYTRTQNTGDRLKEAGNINTSLLTLGKCIHTLRYNQNHPKTNPKIIPFRESKLTRLFQSFFMGKGKASMIVNVNQCASGFDETIHVLKFSAIAKQVTTITSKLDNKWKIPAVAAPPKYPSSRALSMAINQSMSRNRVSVAWATPGLNPDSNLDLTTVDETFIEEDEEDEETEDEEGDVETTPKESKAKLVSLVESLKTQLIETKKLQMMMEVQIRAEVCQEMSQQLVQIESEYKDRMEEERMINEEMYEKRLEMYEKSVKKPRKRPHIETVDTDDEFVSSLLLHAEQSKVQEQEKTIRSLRGDVQKLKDTLDETEEKMNIQDQTSRELQGLVETSSLALEEAKAKMCIKDQKLLDMETKLKETYDAVALKEQELVQECSLLTEKIKENEAALTKMENANQELQEKLSISQEKHATQVSQLETEFKILQESLKTYMEAATTGEDAVGKLSEALSEAADLRLQLQSTTKKDLQTTSAREEAEKYKTELEELKRMHESELQSFRDELKASSKTLVRVGLQVEKEKEKNFDAEEKIVDLEERLSSLNEEKNQSSKDSEEEEQKILTLEKTIKEYLDKLSKQEKSIETREATIQGLESQLSEEQMKTAEVLAKKEELAKSVKELEENLDDLQTHFDMTNSKGQEATVRAATQEKSIANCEATIKGLESQLNQEQMKTAEILAKKEELEKSIKDLEENLDDLQTRFDQTNSKGQEATVRAVAHEKSIENCEAKIKSLESQLNQEQMKTAEVLAKKEELEKTIKDLEENLDDLQTSFDQTNSKVQETTVRAAAQEKSIENREATIKGLESQLNQEQKKTAEVLAKKEELEKNIKDLEENLDDLQTRFDQTNSKNQEARVRAAALENDLEYVNEEIKKEQKAHNDTKMVASDYGCQVSLLRSQLQTAERMSASSGELAKRYQELEGSLKEMQRTLTDKEIALAEASKWQGDATDLRSQLKMLDDKLKETEQKRSTAETTVQNLSQQCTGLQQSLAQKAKETMEIQQLKDQQKTNEERCIGLEKSLEEQKAKTKSKADTIKQLMNEIEMQCHKLQAVEKDTRANSEVISVLKAGMQEQEATMASQDEILASKEQELDSLRTELTELQDKYSDLHTVSSENKQAVRESNRNHDQSKKEKETMRKELNETLGKLRELEREHEEHKKKLVDTKAALSDYVKEKRAVEGDLQKLKEQLERSQTSLADAQQHPQDCPEKIENENLLKKITALEQEVMKQVAEKDETLKTWRKEKDNLVGALQEKMESLLEDNKTKETLLEEKEEHIKHLKDKMVSITQSQSMTDDESDSDDTRGSKRRPGKSNEGVQKEVQRLTELLETEREDKKKALTSSKRIVAEKMKSISELEAANRTLQTQLGLIEQVSVDVKPVRNMDSSLKDSSSSPSDQPGSPDLFAMEVKDQESFSLPGRRRTRVQMDMTPLQKKQPARKGKANTRRTKKRKSMEEMEEFNDDAYGKRNRGDDGSARVTRSSRKTRAVRGEEDLVDENAMPEAPLTSGRGKRAPFSKIGDMLQNSPIAKSASPLKSSSRSQPSAKKFVENATSHMTSPTKSPEVQFVSYHAPPTTEKKRKRLLKKDISAPFQSSPFEMVNHGESRGDSSHSIVTRKLRSRNTRV encoded by the exons ATGGCAAACACAACAAGCTTCGACGATTTATCCGATTCAGAGGATCAAGACGTCACTAGTAGCATCGATGACCTTGACACAACCCAAGATGTGTGCAAAAAGAACTTGCTTGAG GATTTTGCTGCCGATGCTAAGCTCACCAGGCAAAGCGTCGCCCATGGTCGTGAACACATGCAAGTCCATCTGAGAATTCGACCCTTCACTGCCACGGAGAGGGACAAAGGAGAGTCTCAG GACTGTATGGAGATTCAAGAGACGTCAACGCTCCTGATGAGAGCCCCTAAGGATAGCTTCACCTTCAAGTCAAGCCAGCGAGGTTTCAGCAACATGACCCACAAGTTCACCTTCAGCCGCATCTTCGGGGAGGACACCAGCCAGAAGGACTTCTTCGACGACACAATGCTCTCAACCGTAAAGGACTTTATCGATGGGCAGAACTGCCTGGTGTTCACGTACGGTGTGACAAACGCTGGAAAGACTTACACCATTCAGG GTGCTCCACAAGATGGCGGTATACTGCCGCGCTCACTAGATGTCATCTTCAACAGCATCGAGGGTAAACACTATACTAGCATGCAGCTCAAGCCTCGCTACTTCTGCGATGTCACTAAGTTAACAGAGCGACAACTCCATAAAGAAGAGGATATTAGGGACTCAGTGCTGTCCATGGCAGCAAGGACTCTCAAACAG GACAACTCGGTTACCGATGATGCTGATGACTCAAGAGCCTCTAACTACACCACAGCAACGGAGGATTCACGCTCTGAAATTTCGTTTCACAATGTAACAGATGATA GTGTGCCGAATGTTCTTGAGGACATTCGTTGCCGGATCCCAGACGATACGTCGATCGACGTGGAAGCCCAGGGTCCAGTCAAGTTTGCCATCTGGGTGTCCTTTGCCGAGATCTACAATGAGTACATCTATGATCTCCTGGAAGCGATACCGAAAGGAAAGAAAGTACGACGACAGCCCCTCAAACTGTCTGAAGATAAAAATGGTCAGATTTTCATCAAAG GGTTGAAAGAGATTTATTGTCGGAGCGCAGATGAGGCCTACAAAATCCTGAAGATCGGCCAGCAGAATCTAAGCATTGCTGCAACCAAACTTAACCAGTGCTCCAGCCGCAG TCATTGCATCTTCAGTGTCAAGATTCTACGCGTTGTTGATTGTGATAACCCTCATGTTGCCCGAGTGAGCAA GCTTTCGTTCTGTGACTTGGCCGGTTCCGAGCGCTACACCCGAACCCAAAACACAGGAGACCGACTTAAAGAAGCTGGTAACATCAACACATCGCTGCTGACTCTTGGGAAGTGCATCCACACACTCAGATACAACCAGAATCATCCTAA GACCAACCCCAAGATCATTCCGTTTCGGGAGAGCAAACTGACGCGGTTGTTTCAGAGTTTCTTCATGGGTAAAGGCAAGGCATCCATGATCGTCAATGTCAACCAGTGTGCATCAGGTTTCGATGAAACCATCCATGTGCTAAAGTTCTCAGCGATAGCCAAGCAG GTGACAACAATCACCTCCAAGTTGGACAACAAATGGAAGATCCCAGCCGTCGCAGCCCCGCCCAAGTACCCGTCATCCCGAGCACTCTCCATGGCAATCAACCAGTCGATGTCTCGCAACAGGGTGTCGGTTGCCTGGGCCACGCCTGGATTAAACCCAGATTCAAACCTGGATCTGACGACGGTCGACGAGACGTTTATCGAGGAggatgaagaagatgaagagaCTGAGGATGAGGAGGGAGATGTTGAGACCACTCCAAAAGAGTCGAAAGCT AAACTGGTTTCTCTGGTGGAATCCCTCAAGACTCAACTGATTGAAACCAAGAAGTTACAGATGATGATGGAAGTCCAGATAAGAGCGGAGGTTTGTCAGGAGATGTCTCAGCAGCTCGTTCAGATAGAGTCAGAATACAA AGATCGCATGGAGGAGGAACGCATGATCAACGAAGAAATGTACGAGAAAAGACTGGAGATGTACGAGAAATCGGTGAAGAAACCACGCAAGAGGCCGCACATTGAGACAGTCGACACGGATGATGAATTTGTATCCAGCCTCCTGCTTCATGCCGAGCAGAGCAAAGTTCAG GAACAAGAAAAGACCATCAGGAGTCTCAGAGGAGATGTGCAGAAGTTAAAGGACACCCTGGATGAGACGGAGGAGAAGATGAACATACAGGATCAGACGTCCCGCGAACTACAGGGTCTGGTGGAGACTAGCAGCCTAGCCCTGGAGGAGGCAAAGGCCAAGATGTGCATCAAGGACCAAAAACTGCTGGATATGGAGACTAAGCTGAAAGAAACCTATG ATGCAGTGGCACTTAAAGAACAGGAGTTGGTCCAGGAATGTAGCTTATTGACAGAGAAGATCAAAGAGAATGAAGCAGCACTCACGAAGATGGAGAATGCAAACCAGGAACTGCAGGAGAAATTAAGTATTTCCCAAGAGAAACATGCAACACAGGTCTCTCAGCTCGAAACAGAGTTCAAAATCCTACAAGAAAGCTTGAAGACCTACATGGAAGCAGCCACGACCGGCGAGGATGCAGTTGGGAAGCTCTCAGAGGCTTTGTCGGAAGCTGCTGATCTGAGGCTTCAGTTGCAGTCGACAACCAAGAAGGACTTGCAGACAACTTCAGCGAGAGAAGAAGCAGAGAAGTATAAAACAGAACTGGAGGAGCTAAAGAGGATGCACGAGTCCGAGTTGCAATCATTCAGGGATGAGCTGAAGGCTTCCTCCAAGACCCTTGTGAGGGTGGGGTTGCAGGTCGAAAAGGAGAAAGAGAAGAATTTTGATGCCGAAGAGAAAATTGTTGATCTTGAGGAAAGGCTGAGCTCACTTAACGaggaaaaaaatcaatcatCAAAGGATTCTGAGGAAGAGGAGCAGAAGATATTGACCCTAGAAAAAACAATCAAGGAATATCTCGACAAACTATCCAAACAAGAGAAAAGCATTGAGACTAGGGAGGCTACAATCCAAGGTCTTGAATCCCAACTGAGTGAAGAGCAGATGAAGACAGCTGAGGTTCTTGCAAAGAAAGAGGAACTGGCAAAGAGCGTCAAAGAACTTGAAGAAAATCTGGATGATCTACAGACACATTTCGACATGACAAACTCCAAGGGCCAAGAGGCCACGGTCAGAGCTGCTACCCAGGAGAAAAGCATTGCGAACTGTGAGGCTACAATCAAAGGTCTTGAATCCCAACTGAATCAAGAGCAAATGAAAACAGCCGAAATCCTTGCGAAGAAAGAGGAACTGGAAAAGAGCATTAAAGACCTTGAGGAGAATCTGGATGATCTTCAGACACGTTTCGACCAGACAAACTCCAAGGGCCAAGAGGCCACGGTCAGAGCTGTTGCCCACGAGAAAAGCATCGAGAACTGCGAGGCTAAAATCAAAAGTCTTGAATCCCAACTGAATCAAGAGCAGATGAAGACAGCCGAGGTCCTTGCAAAGAAAGAGGAACTGGAAAAGACCATTAAAGACCTTGAGGAAAATCTGGACGATCTGCAGACTAGTTTCGACCAGACAAACTCCAAGGTCCAAGAGACAACAGTCAGAGCTGCTGCCCAAGAGAAAAGCATTGAGAACCGTGAGGCTACAATCAAAGGTCTTGAATCCCAACTGAATCAAGAGCAGAAGAAGACAGCCGAGGTCCTTGCGAAGAAAGAGGAACTGGAAAAGAACATTAAAGACCTTGAGGAGAATCTGGATGATCTTCAGACACGTTTCGACCAGACAAACTCCAAGAACCAAGAGGCCAGGGTCAGAGCTGCTGCCCTTGAAAATGACCTGGAGTATGTGAATGAGGAGATCAAAAAGGAACAGAAAGCCCACAATGACACCAAAATGGTAGCATCAGACTACGGCTGCCAGGTTTCTCTCCTTCGCTCCCAGCTTCAGACGGCAGAGCGGATGTCAGCGTCCAGCGGTGAACTGGCCAAACGGTACCAAGAACTTGAGGGAAGCCTCAAGGAGATGCAGCGCACCCTGACGGATAAAGAAATTGCTCTCGCCGAAGCATCTAAATGGCAGGGCGATGCCACTGATCTTCGTTCCCAGCTTAAGATGTTGGACGACAAGTTGAAAGAGACGGAGCAGAAGAGGTCCACCGCTGAAACGACGGTGCAGAATCTTTCACAACAGTGCACTGGGCTCCAGCAAAGTCTTGCCCAGAAAGCGAAAGAGACAATGGAGATCCAGCAGCTCAAG GACCAGCAAAAGACCAACGAGGAGCGATGCATCGGTTTGGAGAAAAGCCTAGAGGAGCAGAAGGCCAAGACAAAAAGCAAAGCGGACACCATCAAGCAGCTCATGAATGAGATCGAGATGCAGTGCCACAAACTCCAGGCAGTAGAGAAAG ATACACGAGCCAACAGCGAGGTGATTTCTGTCTTAAAGGCTGGCATGCAGGAGCAAGAAGCAACCATGGCAAGTCAAGATGAGATTCTCGCTTCTAAAGAGCAGGAGCTGGACTCACTCAGAACAG AGCTGACAGAATTGCAGGACAAGTACTCTGATTTGCACACCGTCTCTAGTGAGAATAAGCAGGCAGTAAGGGAGTCCAACAGAAACCACGATCAGTCCAAGAAGGAGAAGGAGACAATGAGGAAAGAGCTCAATGAAACCCTTGGCAAACTCCGCGAATTGGAGCGAGAACACGAG GAACATAAGAAGAAGCTTGTGGACACTAAGGCGGCCCTTTCAGATTATGTGAAGGAGAAGAGGGCAGTAGAGGGCGACTTGCAGAAGCTCAAGGAACAACTTGAGCGATCACAGACGAGCTTGGCCGATGCTCAGCAACATCCCCAAGACTGCCCAGAGAAAATTGAGAATGAAAACCTGCTAAAGAAAATTACTGCCTTAGAGCAAGAG GTGATGAAACAAGTTGCTGAGAAGGATGAGACGTTGAAGACGTGGCGTAAGGAGAAGGATAATCTTGTCGGAGCTTTGCAAGAAAAGATGGAATCACTCCTAGAAGACAATAAGACGAAGGAAACACTGCTTGAGGAGAAAGAGGAGCACATCAAACATCTAAAG GATAAGATGGTGAGCATCACCCAGTCCCAGTCCATGACAGACGATGAGAGCGATTCGGACGACACCAGGGGGAGTAAGAGACGGCCTGGGAAGAGCAATGAGGGTGTCCAGAAGGAGGTGCAACGGCTAACTGAACTG TTGGAGACAGAAAGAGAGGACAAGAAGAAAGCTCTGACTTCATCCAAGAGAATTGTGGCTGAGAAGATGAAATCTATCTCGGAGCTAGAGGCGGCAAATCGCACACTCCAGACACAACTTGGACTGATTGAG CAGGTGAGCGTTGACGTCAAACCTGTACGCAACATGGATTCCTCCCTCAAGGACTCCTCTAGTTCCCCAAGCGACCAGCCCGGGTCCCCTGACCTCTTCGCCATGGAGGTCAAAGATCAAGAGAGCTTCTCCCTCCCTGGCCGACGAAGGACCCGAGTACAGATGGACATGACCCCACTGCAGAAGAAGCAACCGGCGCGAAAAGGGAAGGCGAACACGCGCAGAACCAAAAAGCGAAAGAGCATGGAAGAGATGGAG GAGTTCAATGACGATGCCTACGGGAAGAGGAACCGCGGTGACGATGGAAGTGCAAGAGTGACGAGAAGCTCAAGGAAGACAAGAGCTGTAAGAGGAGAGGAGGATTTG GTTGATGAAAACGCGATGCCCGAAGCACCCTTGACCAGTGGGCGGGGCAAGAGGGCGCCTTTTTCCAAGATTGGAGACATGCTGCAGAACTCGCCAATTGCGAAATCAG CCTCCCCGTTAAAATCTTCCTCTCGGTCCCAACCCTCAGCCAAGAAGTTTGTGGAAAATGCAACGTCCCATATGACGTCCCCGACGAAGTCCCCGGAGGTGCAGTTTGTGTCGTATCACGCGCCCCCTACAACCGAGAAGAAGCGGAAACGTCTCCTCAAGAAagacatctcagctcccttcCAGAGTTCCCCATTTGAG ATGGTTAACCATGGAGAGTCAAGGGGCGATAGTTCACACAGTATTGTGACAAGAAAACTGAGGTCCCGCAACACAAGAGTGTAA